TAAATTGCTGTATATTGAGCAGTGGACAATGTAGCCATATATGAGAAACATAGGctaaatgaggaaaaaatgcaTCGCTGGTCAGCGCCACCTAGCGTGAAGGCGTGAATTAGAAGGCGATCAATCGTTTCGTGCTCGGTGTGAAAGCAACGTTCGTCTGCGATTCGCCTCGCTTTTTCACGCACAGTGTGAAATGGACTTAACGTGTTAATGTTCCGAttttaaaacaatgcattatttttcacataatttacttttattctacACCACTCTgtcaaagtccctttcaaggaaagtctgTTCACTCGGCGGtcatatttgcaacgcctccaGGCAGCTCAAGCAAGAccaatcctgaaatctcaaaagcTGCTTTTCCAAtatcgggccgaacggttctAAGAACTGTCAGGTACAGTTCCAGTTGTATTTCCACGTGAGCCTGGTACAGCGTGGCACGATTACAAACCATTCTCGGCTCGGAATTCTCGACACGGTTAGACAACTCTGCTGAGCCGTGCTGGTAGAGTGCATGTGCGTGACATCGCCACTCAGGATCTGTCACTTGTCTGTTGCCTGGGGTGTATTCCaaaaagcaggttatgtgacatacccggATATGTTTGATGATAAGGGAGCGGAAaacctcagctttcggttccaaaatcggaGGTCACTTatagcaacttgctctctgCTCTCAACTTGCTCCCCAgagcaggttatgttccagggttagttcacttcagaACTATCTGACGAGCCTTCAGTGGGCGTGACAGATAGTGCAcaacattatataatattacaatatgtaatatatatatatatatatatatatatatatatatatatatatatacacacatgcatacatacatatatatatatatatatatatatacacaggtatATATATTTGGATCATATGCTAATGATAAAACGctaataagtaataaataaggtaatatattattctaatattgttattatatttattttattggcatatataacagttGTCTGTACAAATGATAAAACACTatgacaaggtaatgtttaattttttatattatatatatttattacattttatattatcttcTCACACATGGATCAGCATTTtctgtaatgtatttctataataaaaatgcatatctgatatgacttaatatataattagcatcaaacgaataatataattcatattctcaaggattaaagattaaacggaggaaaaaaatgattgcacaaccatcaattaggtggcgatatgcactaagcatGTAAACGACTATtgaacaaaagaagaagaaagaaacagcaTGGTGCGCTTTTTCTTAGCGTCCGTTTTCATAGTGACTCATCgattcgtcgctctgttgagaatgtcttgagtcttaaccaAAAAACTATGGCTAAAAAACTATGGCTAAAAAAACATGGTCTTGATAGCAAGAATTATAGGTACTTAATAATTAAAGTGGAATCTTTCTATTTCCCTTTACCTAAATCAGGAGCTCCAGAAGGAGTTTCCAGACATTCCCATAGGATACTCTGGACATGAGACGGGCATCCATGTGTCTGTGGCTGCTGTGGCACTCGGGGCAAAGGTCCTGGAGCGTCATGTGACCCTGGATAAGAGCTGGAAAGGCAGTGACCATGCAGCATCACTGGAGCCGGCCGAGTTGGCGGAGCTGGTGAAAGCCATCAGGACGGTTGAGATGGCAATGGGCTCGCCAATCAAACAGATGCTGCCCTGTGAGGCTTCCTGTCACAGCAAGGTCAGACACAACGCTCATTTGGACAGATACAGCAATAGGTGGCTTTTGAAGAgatcaaatgtatttaaatgcatcACTGTTTATGTCTTTACAGTTGGGTAAGTCGGTAGTGGCCCGTAAACCATTGCAGAAGGGTGAGATGTTAACTCTCGACATGCTAACAGTAAAAGTGGCCGAACCGCATGGTGTGAGACCAGAGAACATCTTCAAACTGGTTGGCAAGAAAATCCCGGTGGACCTGGAAAAAGATGCCACCATCACTGATGCCATGATAAAAGGCTGATGATTATACACTCCGTAACCAAAGGAGAAATTAAGGGGTCTTATcatactattattaataacattaacagtatataataatatagacTATATAAAATCAGCCATTATTAAATTACTTTCAATGAGGGGGTGATATATTCTTAGGCTATTGTTTGACATCAGAAATATGTAAAGATGAGGTCTTGTATATTATAGGCTACAACTACTATATTACCATTGTAATTGTGGAGAATGAAGACTTTGTCAAGTAAAATCTCTCTTTCAGTGAATTTCATTTTAACGAAAAATCTTCTTAATGAAACTGATCATTTAATGTGTAGGCTATGAAACTATGGGTTTATTGTATATTGGTGCAATGGAAAACATCCCTAAGACActtatgttattttgttttttgttttacacaaaataaatgtatgtgtgacAACAAACACCAGAGTTCTTCTAATTAACCAGATACAGTTGCTGTTTATACTCATATATCACCATTTGTGGACTCTTGAGAAAACAAACAACGAAGAAAGTAACTTTTCTAGTCAACTGCAACTGCTTGGTATAATAATTCACTTCGTACAAGCATTATACGGTGGTGACACCTGCCGGGCAAAACTATGTAAATGCAGTGAGAACACAGACCAAACGTGCATATACTACCTCTCAAAATCCAGGGCCGTGCACAGGTGGGTGGCCCGGTGGCTAGATCCACTGCCCTTCTGCCCTCATCGGCTGAGGTGCCCCTCTCACCAAACCCTCACCCCGCTATCTATCACCCCAGCTCAAAGCGTTCGTGTACCGCTCCGCTACAGGTCCACTCCGCGGCATTCATCTGGGTGCCGCTCTCTGGAGACGACAGTTCTTCCCGAAGGTAGTTGCGTTAACAGGTAGATTCATTGCAAGCCACATTGCAGTCAGTGGTTGATCTGCTGAATTAGTATTTGgtagtttgtttttgtatttctgtCGGTAATGATTTGCTCTGGTCTTCGAAAAGTCGTAACAACTTGTACAGAATATCCACGTTCTTAGAATGTCTAATCAAATTATTGTACCCGTTCAgatctaatataaaataacactaaattTGCTGTTGTTGGCACACCTtgtagaaaaacaaacaaacaatgccAAATGcctataatataaatttatgctgtataatattaaattaaatggctAATACTTATACTTCCATTGAAGATGAGGCAGAGGCAGGCTCAGAGAGTGAGGGAGAGCCCACTCTATCAAAACATCTACAATAAAGTCTGAAATTATTACAGTGCTGTCTTCTGTTTTAAttgtacactaccagtcaaacgttttcgaacagtaagatttttaatgttttttaaagacgtctcttctgctcaccaagcctgcatttatttgatccaaagtacagcaaaaacagtaacattctgaaatattttttattatttaattgtatttaatattctatttgaatatattttcaaatgtaatttattcctgtgatttcaaaactgaattactccagtcacatgatcattcagaaatcaatcttatttgctcaaaaactttcattattattatgttgaaaacagctgagtaaaattgttttcaggtttctttgatgaatagaaagaacagcatttatctgaaatagaaatcttttttaacattataaattcttttttttttttcattataaagtatttatcatcacttttgatttagcaagcatccttgctaaataatatgattaatttctataatttatttcCAATAGATTTATACTGAATGGTTATAGtgtataaatgctgatctttgtatatttctgtttatcaaagaatcctgaaaaaaaaaatgttttaaatattgataataataataataataataataataataaatgtttcttgagcaggaaatcagaatattagaatgctttctgaaggatcatgtgacactgaagagtaatgatgATGCTgcaaatttagctttgatcaccggaataaatttcattttaaaatatattcaaatagaaatcagttatttttgctgtactttgcatcaaataaatgcaggcttggtgagcagaagaggcttctttaaaaaacattaaaaatcacaaaaaaacttttgactggtagtgtatatttgtaACAACTTGATAATTTGTATTAACAAGCACCCACCCCCTTAGTGCCCCTTTTTTTGGTTTGGGCCACTGCCCCTCAAAATGTTTGTGCACGGCCctgtcaaaaaccaaatgttgtAGTGTATTCCATCGaatataatcaaaataataaataagggGTTCAATAATTTTTTCCCAGAACTGGAAAAAAGAGATGTCGACAAAGGTGGCTGTTGTTGTAAAAGCTGATCATGCAACGGCTGCTGCTTCTCACACTGGTAGGTAGACAGAATGGCCAATAAACAAAGTAAGATTATAAACtaactaattatattatatagcgAGGGGGAGCTGGACGTCAAACTCGGAGACCGTCAACGTTACACTTTTTTgttcagtcaaaaaaaaaaaaaacgtttaaaaaaaaaatctaattatttatgtaggttttgttataatttttggtgatttttttattttattttccttaaatttcagattttttaatgaaaattagcatatttgcatacatttttcaccaaaaaaaacaaacaaagacacaGTTTCTACTTTAAACATCATTATCCATCAGGAACTAGGTCACTGAGTGTCTCTGAGGCCATCTGGCTGggaaaaatgataaaaaactgaatttataGTTTCAGCCACTAGATGGGCCTATTGAACCCTATGGAGATTCTGGAGCTCAAAATGTGAAATCTTTAAAACTACACCAATTTGAGGCTTCATTTAGCTTTCAGATTTATATCAAGGCTttcagatatatataaaaacatttaaaaatgtatattttgtatactgtattttaatcttTGTCTCCCATAATATTCTGTAGCATTAAGCTAACAATTTATCAAGGTTTATGCTGGTAATGGGCGGATTAAAATTAGGGAAAAGTGAATTTCACACtcatttcaaaaataatttggCACTCATAAAACATTTAGCTTACTGCTATATTAGCGATTGAACTCCTCAAAAtgcaacaaatgaacaaatgcaACAAATGAAATTCCTCTAATTTACACACAGTGATCATGTCAAGAAACCAGTCTCCTATAAATGCACTACAAAGACTTCTGCACGATTTTCCACGTTTCAGAGTGTGACCACAAGATAGCAGCCAGTCACTgttatttgtcattttgattCCCTGATCAGTGAGACCTGTCAGGTTATTGATCTCTGGCTTTCCAGTGAAGGGAGTTCATTTTGAACCTTATTCATGCAACCTGGTCGGAAAGTGCAAAAATAATTCTGTTCAAAATGGGTAACTCTTCTGTCGATTTATAGTTTCTTGTATCAATTCTCTTCAGCCTGTCTATTTGTGCTACCCGCGCTCAGATTGtgctacctcccattaaaaaGATAGGTAGCACAAATCGATAGCGAAAAATGCCATAGCCTACCTATCAGATTATGCTACCATCATCTTtttcctctcattataacaaagtgtagatgcgatgaaaataagagattaattttGCAGTGTAGAGAGATAATTAACGGAGATTGCAATGTACTGTGACAGCTTTTAGTGATTATAGTGGGAGCGCTCTTTTCACACATTCTAGGCTGTATAATACGGTCTAACTGTCTCAGAACAGAGATATTCACCCCGGTAAAGAaagtattgtgtttcaagtcataattttatttgtcttgatgATGTTTCAAAACGACTTGCTTGTGTGCTTTTCCTAGACACGAACTGCCGCGCACTCATATAAATCCacaaatgcaatgactggagattttcgCTTAATAATAGGCTAACAGTTAACTTAGATTACATTTTCGATTTGTTTCCCTGCAAACCCTGCCGTatgccttcagaacacttggaatatgaaatgagttgcatgggataacctaattttatgtttgtaaaaagaatgaaaaaatttacaatttattaaatggacaagtacaagcattttttttttcttttgttatccgaaagcaaacaaacaaaaaaataataataataagatagCTTAATATGGCTTTATaacagcatcaggttgacttattactggttgtgaagggataaataaactataaactatgagAGCGAGTGAGCAAAATAAGGGTTAGGCATAAAAGAGCACATAGTTATTCTGTTGGGGCCCCATACCTGGAATTTtcttagggcccccaaatcactaagtccgcccctgcCTGAACAGTGTCTATGTCGAGCTGCTCACCGGAAATTCTCCCAAGTCTTTAGATGGTCACCGCAGCCCTAAAGGCCTACACTTAATTTGCATTTGCAGCTGTAGGCCCACTggttgaatacattttattttatctttttttttttttctttttttttttgcagtccgtgcatttattttaatgaagttgtatcaaataaacaaaatctcCAGTCTTTCACATGCATCTTAAAGATTGTGTTTAATTGTGAATGTGAAGTGGAGGTTGTCAGGCctatgtttgtgttgtgttttctgtcCTTGTGCTCCCCATGTCCTAGTTTTTCCTCTTGtttgcccatatttggttttgttccttttcctgttctcgtttagttaatttagtcccacctgtttcagttctccctGGGTATGTTCCCTGATTAGTTCATtatgttctattctattctattccacCTGTGTTTATTAATTACCTAGTgtacttaagccctgtgtttccttgtcTTCAGCGTCTGGTATTATACGTCATCCTTGTCTGTGTTTGGTGTTACATGTTCATGTCCCTGTCTGCCCTGTGTTTATCCTTGGTTGGATTATTCTTATTACATTTGTTGGAGTTTATCTCACGTTTCCTCATTCCATGTCATAGCATCTCCCACTatggtttttgaaagaatattgGTTGTAGTTTTAAACATACAGAGattcaaaaatgttaagcacccttttttttttttttctggctttTTCAGGTAAATTGGGACACTGCATCTGGTAAAGTAGGACACACATTTTTAGCTAGCCTgctaaaaaaatactatttcctACAGAAGGACATTGTACAAATAATCTTTTGCAATAGAAAACCTTAAGAATTTAAAAGAATAACTTCATAAAAATATAGACATACTAGTGGATTGTACTATTTACTGTGAACTCATAACCACCTAACGCTTATTGATTTAAAACACTTCAACAGAagcataaatttaaataattattaaagcaCTCCAATAGAAgtacaaatgtaaacatttaaaacactcCAACAGAAAGTGattcaaaaaacatttgaatCACTTAAACCGAAATAAAGTGTAGTGTAAAAATGCTTCGATTTCATCTATGATGTGCCtgctcctgtgtgtgtgtaggcctactgtaagGTTCCACTCGCCAGCCCAAAAAGcagaatccagcggcctggtcgaaggtttaatgcatgttcggtcttttacttgcgcttctgaatttatcaggatttagtttcaattttagtcttgctccgtgttcaatctgactccaatttcaagtgatcatt
This genomic stretch from Onychostoma macrolepis isolate SWU-2019 chromosome 25, ASM1243209v1, whole genome shotgun sequence harbors:
- the nansb gene encoding N-acetylneuraminic acid synthase b, with the protein product MVATTTPCHVPAASHKPSQVTVDASNESSQVTAVELPEVAVTAAEPPEVSVFPRLWRCVYQTVKKHNPNFTFLQCTSAYPLPLEHVNLSLIPELQKEFPDIPIGYSGHETGIHVSVAAVALGAKVLERHVTLDKSWKGSDHAASLEPAELAELVKAIRTVEMAMGSPIKQMLPCEASCHSKLGKSVVARKPLQKGEMLTLDMLTVKVAEPHGVRPENIFKLVGKKIPVDLEKDATITDAMIKG